A DNA window from Octopus sinensis linkage group LG25, ASM634580v1, whole genome shotgun sequence contains the following coding sequences:
- the LOC115224287 gene encoding rab5 GDP/GTP exchange factor isoform X2, whose product MSVTKKNSKKTFHIDESDLLCKNGCGYYGNPAWQGFCSKCYREVYQKAKQAQVQHDALQKAKRLAGLGDSPPSFSKFEEKKTQQTNKRSHTVKSIFKRPLQKESSPDQLATRKKEVRRASLESQQVGGEFAEFLQTLKKPVALDVSKRVRNLNERIHNLTDYSIEELSEMVQDFYQSMSDQFHGTPLYSSCTAETTEQLMDYIEKFIMTTLYRLVFCSPHTNDEEKDLTIQARIRSFHWVNPQMLDMSIAEHEPAVRQLVDQAITDIIEMNSKRAPQDKLACLVKCSKHIFEVLRASKDSPASADEFLPALIYIVLKANPPLLQSNIQYITRFSNPSRLMSGEAGYYFTNLCCAVAFIENIAADSLSLNQVEFERYMSGEATPPSRGNEYMCEGMRLMYENLQRLTEMQKRHDKVMAEAMQLQRDVEEFKENFKQEIQNVLERNPLTIKPRKVKVEIDEVSEETHKLPPPLVPIQSQVSAQVALVSLTEQQQQQPPPPPQESLPEQPQINSLPSPSLLYNTDSPIDANFLEPTQLP is encoded by the exons ATGAGTGTGACTAAGAAAAACAGCAAGAAGACCTTCCACATTGATGAGTCTGACTTGCTTTGCAAGAATGGATGCGGTTACTACGGTAACCCAGCCTGGCAAGGGTTCTGTTCAAAGTGCTACCGGGAAGTCTACCAAAAGGCAAAGCAAGCCCAAGTGCAGCATGATGCTTTACAGAAGGCAAAACG aCTGGCTGGACTTGGTGACTCTCCACCATCTTTCTCGAAGtttgaagagaaaaaaacccaacagacaaacaaacgaaGTCACACAGTGAAATCCATCTTCAAACGACCCTTACAGAAAG AATCTTCTCCGGATCAATTGGCCACCCGAAAGAAGGAGGTGCGACGTGCTAGCCTGGAGAGTCAGCAGGTTGGTGGTGAATTTGCTGAATTCCTTCAAACTTTAAAGAAGCCAGTTGCACTCGACGTTTCCAAACGAGTGCGAAACTTGAATGAACGGATCCATAACCTCACTGACTATTCCATTGAGGAACTGTCTGAAATGGTGCAAGATTTCTACCAGAGCATGTCTGATCAATTCCATGGAACCCCGCTTTATAGCA GTTGCACTGCAGAAACCACAGAACAGCTTATGGATTACATAGAAAAATTCATCATGACAACTCTGTACCGGTTGGTTTTCTGTTCTCCACACACCAATGATGAGGAGAAAGACTTGACCATCCAGGCTCGTATTCGAAGTTTCCATTGGGTCAATCCACAGATGCTGGACATGTCTATTGCTGAACATGAACCTGCGGTTCGACAACTGGTGGACCAGGCAATTACAG ATATTATTGAAATGAATTCGAAACGTGCACCGCAAGACAAATTAGCATGTTTGGTGAAATGCAGCAAACATATATTTGAAGTGTTGCGTGCATCGAAAGACAGTCCAGCCAGCGCCGATGAATTCCTGCCTGCTCTAATTTACATTGTCCTAAAGGCTAACCCGCCTTTACTCCAGTCCAATATCCAGTACATCACCCGGTTTTCCAACCCCAGCCGCCTTATGAGTGGTGAGGCTGGCTATTATTTCACCAACCTT TGTTGTGCTGTGGCATTCATTGAGAACATTGCTGCCGACTCACTTAGTTTGAACCAGGTGGAGTTTGAACGCTACATGTCCGGAGAAGCGACTCCTCCCTCGCGTGGCAACGAATACATGTGCGAAGGCATGCGCTTGATGTACGAGAACCTGCAGAGGTTGACCGAGATGCAGAAGCGGCACGACAAGGTGATGGCCGAAGCCATGCAACTGCAGAGAGACGTCGAAGAGTTCAAGGAGAACTTCAAACAGGAAATCCAGAATGTTCTCGAACGAAACCCACTGACCATCAAACCGCGTAAGGTCAAAGTCGAAATCGATGAAGTCAGCGAGGAAACTCACAAGTTACCTCCTCCTCTTGTCCCTATCCAATCCCAGGTGTCAGCACAGGTAGCACTTGTTTCTCtcacagaacaacaacaacaacaaccaccacccccACCTCAGGAATCCCTTCCTGAGCAGCCACAGATTAATTCATTACCGTCTCCATCATTGTTATACAACACTGATTCACCCATTGATGCAAATTTCCTTGAACCCACACAACTCCCATGA
- the LOC115224287 gene encoding rab5 GDP/GTP exchange factor isoform X1 has protein sequence MQETVLPHENMSVTKKNSKKTFHIDESDLLCKNGCGYYGNPAWQGFCSKCYREVYQKAKQAQVQHDALQKAKRLAGLGDSPPSFSKFEEKKTQQTNKRSHTVKSIFKRPLQKESSPDQLATRKKEVRRASLESQQVGGEFAEFLQTLKKPVALDVSKRVRNLNERIHNLTDYSIEELSEMVQDFYQSMSDQFHGTPLYSSCTAETTEQLMDYIEKFIMTTLYRLVFCSPHTNDEEKDLTIQARIRSFHWVNPQMLDMSIAEHEPAVRQLVDQAITDIIEMNSKRAPQDKLACLVKCSKHIFEVLRASKDSPASADEFLPALIYIVLKANPPLLQSNIQYITRFSNPSRLMSGEAGYYFTNLCCAVAFIENIAADSLSLNQVEFERYMSGEATPPSRGNEYMCEGMRLMYENLQRLTEMQKRHDKVMAEAMQLQRDVEEFKENFKQEIQNVLERNPLTIKPRKVKVEIDEVSEETHKLPPPLVPIQSQVSAQVALVSLTEQQQQQPPPPPQESLPEQPQINSLPSPSLLYNTDSPIDANFLEPTQLP, from the exons ATGCAGGAAACGGTCCTACCTCAT GAAAACATGAGTGTGACTAAGAAAAACAGCAAGAAGACCTTCCACATTGATGAGTCTGACTTGCTTTGCAAGAATGGATGCGGTTACTACGGTAACCCAGCCTGGCAAGGGTTCTGTTCAAAGTGCTACCGGGAAGTCTACCAAAAGGCAAAGCAAGCCCAAGTGCAGCATGATGCTTTACAGAAGGCAAAACG aCTGGCTGGACTTGGTGACTCTCCACCATCTTTCTCGAAGtttgaagagaaaaaaacccaacagacaaacaaacgaaGTCACACAGTGAAATCCATCTTCAAACGACCCTTACAGAAAG AATCTTCTCCGGATCAATTGGCCACCCGAAAGAAGGAGGTGCGACGTGCTAGCCTGGAGAGTCAGCAGGTTGGTGGTGAATTTGCTGAATTCCTTCAAACTTTAAAGAAGCCAGTTGCACTCGACGTTTCCAAACGAGTGCGAAACTTGAATGAACGGATCCATAACCTCACTGACTATTCCATTGAGGAACTGTCTGAAATGGTGCAAGATTTCTACCAGAGCATGTCTGATCAATTCCATGGAACCCCGCTTTATAGCA GTTGCACTGCAGAAACCACAGAACAGCTTATGGATTACATAGAAAAATTCATCATGACAACTCTGTACCGGTTGGTTTTCTGTTCTCCACACACCAATGATGAGGAGAAAGACTTGACCATCCAGGCTCGTATTCGAAGTTTCCATTGGGTCAATCCACAGATGCTGGACATGTCTATTGCTGAACATGAACCTGCGGTTCGACAACTGGTGGACCAGGCAATTACAG ATATTATTGAAATGAATTCGAAACGTGCACCGCAAGACAAATTAGCATGTTTGGTGAAATGCAGCAAACATATATTTGAAGTGTTGCGTGCATCGAAAGACAGTCCAGCCAGCGCCGATGAATTCCTGCCTGCTCTAATTTACATTGTCCTAAAGGCTAACCCGCCTTTACTCCAGTCCAATATCCAGTACATCACCCGGTTTTCCAACCCCAGCCGCCTTATGAGTGGTGAGGCTGGCTATTATTTCACCAACCTT TGTTGTGCTGTGGCATTCATTGAGAACATTGCTGCCGACTCACTTAGTTTGAACCAGGTGGAGTTTGAACGCTACATGTCCGGAGAAGCGACTCCTCCCTCGCGTGGCAACGAATACATGTGCGAAGGCATGCGCTTGATGTACGAGAACCTGCAGAGGTTGACCGAGATGCAGAAGCGGCACGACAAGGTGATGGCCGAAGCCATGCAACTGCAGAGAGACGTCGAAGAGTTCAAGGAGAACTTCAAACAGGAAATCCAGAATGTTCTCGAACGAAACCCACTGACCATCAAACCGCGTAAGGTCAAAGTCGAAATCGATGAAGTCAGCGAGGAAACTCACAAGTTACCTCCTCCTCTTGTCCCTATCCAATCCCAGGTGTCAGCACAGGTAGCACTTGTTTCTCtcacagaacaacaacaacaacaaccaccacccccACCTCAGGAATCCCTTCCTGAGCAGCCACAGATTAATTCATTACCGTCTCCATCATTGTTATACAACACTGATTCACCCATTGATGCAAATTTCCTTGAACCCACACAACTCCCATGA